Proteins from a genomic interval of Zingiber officinale cultivar Zhangliang chromosome 1B, Zo_v1.1, whole genome shotgun sequence:
- the LOC121969611 gene encoding glycerol-3-phosphate acyltransferase 9-like produces MAGLKSSRSETDLDRPNIEEYLTMETIREAPKKLHLSDLLDISPTLTEAAGAIVDDSFTRCFKSNPPEPWNWNIYLFPLWCLGVVVRYGILFPVRVGVLALGWIVFFSAFLPVHFLIRGHDKWRRKIERKLVEMMCSVFVASWTGVIKYHGPRPSIRPQQVFVANHTSMIDFIILEQMTAFAVIMQKHPGWVGFIQKTILESVGCIWFNRTEVKDREVVAKKLREHTQGVDNNPLLIFPEGTCVNNHYTVMFKKGAFELGCAVCPVAIKYNKIFVDAFWNSKKQSFTTHLAQLMTSWAVVCDVWYLEPQYIRPGETPIEFAERVRDMISVRAGLKKVPWDGYLKYFRPSPKLTERKQQIFAESVLQRLEEK; encoded by the exons ATGGCTGGATTGAAATCTTCACGTTCGGAAACTGACCTTGATCGCCCCAACATTGAGGAGTACCTTACGATGGAGACAATTCGTGAAGCTCCAAAGAAGCTTCATTT GTCTGACCTTTTAGATATTTCCCCTACCCTCACGGAAGCTGCGGGCGCCATTGTGGAT GACTCTTTCACACGCTGCTTTAAATCAAATCCTCCAGAACCCTGGAATTGGAATATCTATTTGTTTCCATTGTGGTGCCTGGGAGTAGTTGTACGATACGGGATTCTCTTTCCAGTAAG AGTTGGAGTTTTGGCTCTGGGATGGATAGTGTTCTTTTCAGCCTTCCTTCCAGTACATTTCCTAATAAGAGGACATGATAAATGGAGACGCAAAATCGAG AGGAAACTGGTTGAAATGATGTGCAGTGTTTTTGTTGCTTCATGGACAGGAGTGATCAAATACCATGGACCTCGTCCAAGCATACGTCCCCAGCAG GTATTTGTTGCCAATCACACTTCTATGATTGATTTCATCATCTTAGAGCAGATGACAGCATTTGCTGTTATCATGCAGAAGCATCCTGGTTGGGTTG GATTTATCCAGAAGACCATTTTAGAAAGTGTGGGTTGTATCTGGTTCAATCGCACCGAAGTGAAagatcgtgaagttgttgctaaGAA GTTAAGGGAACACACTCAAGGAGTTGACAACAACCCTCTTCTCATATTCCCCGAAGGAACTTGTGTAAACAACCATTACACTGTTATGTTCAAGAAG GGTGCTTTTGAACTTGGTTGTGCTGTCTGTCCTGTAGCAATCAAGTACAACAAGATTTTTGTGGATGCCTTTTGGAACAGCAAAAA GCAGTCTTTTACGACGCACTTAGCACAGCTTATGACATCATGGGCTGTTGTCTGCGATGTGTGGTACTTGGAACCTCAGTACATACGACCTGGCGAGACTCCTATCGAGTTTGCTGAAAG GGTTCGAGACATGATCTCTGTTCGGGCTGGTCTCAAAAAGGTTCCATGGGATGGCTATCTGAAGTACTTCCGCCCTAGTCCTAAGCTCACAGAACGCAA GCAACAGATTTTTGCAGAATCTGTGTTACAGCGTTTGGAGGAAAAATAA